One genomic window of Microbacterium testaceum StLB037 includes the following:
- the topA gene encoding type I DNA topoisomerase: protein MANGKKLVIVESPTKMKSIQGYLGDDYEVLSSVGHIRDLASKKEIPADKKAAYGKYSIDVENDFDPYYVVNDRKTKTVAELKRALKTADEVLLATDGDREGEAIAWHLLEVLKPKVPVRRMIFHEITKDAIREAAEHTRDLDVSLVDAQETRRVLDRLYGWDVSPVLWRKVGSGREGTALSAGRVQSAATRMVVERERERMAFVSASYWDVEALASQAGSSFTTRLNRLDGAPIARGGDYDDNGQLKKAVVVLDEAQARALADAVTAAGRATVAKVEAKPGTRSPRAPFTTSTMQQEAGRKLSMSAKHAMGVAQRLYEKGFITYMRTDSVALSAQAISAARAQAVSLYGDKAVPANPRVYKSKSKNAQEAHEAIRPSGETFRTPASVASSLDRDEQKLYDLIWKRTVASQMADAKYETTTVTLTVQAGEKVAEFTASGTVYTFKGFLEAYEEGADEKRNGRDADEDQSLPAVTVGDELTVSDVEPKGHSTSPKPRYTEASLVKALEEKGIGRPSTFASIIGVILDRGYVTKRGQALVPSWLAFSVVRLLEEHFADLVDYDFTAALEDDLDAIARGEQRRTEWLKEFYFGSDKQIGLRHIVDNLGEIDARELNSTRITDTATLRFGKYGPYLEVTEPGADPEAKPRIVNIPEDLAPDELTPEKAQELIDAPVAGDRVLGENPENGKLIVVKDGRFGPYVQELEPEEPEEVDAATGEVIEQPKKKTTKKEAAPKPRTASLFRSMSVDTIDLDTALQLLSLPRVVGVDPESGAEITAQNGRFGPYLKKGTDSRSLDDEKQIFDITLEEALAKYAEPKYGARRASSALKEFDADPVSGKPIKLKDGRFGPYVTDGETNATVPRGEDAMAITFERAVELIADKRAKGPAPKKTAARKTTTTRKAPAKKS, encoded by the coding sequence GTGGCAAACGGCAAGAAGCTCGTCATCGTCGAGTCCCCGACCAAGATGAAGTCGATTCAGGGATACCTCGGTGACGACTACGAGGTCCTCAGCTCGGTCGGACACATCCGCGATCTCGCGTCCAAGAAAGAGATCCCGGCCGACAAGAAGGCGGCATACGGCAAGTACTCCATCGACGTCGAGAACGACTTCGACCCCTACTACGTCGTCAACGACCGCAAGACCAAGACAGTCGCCGAGCTCAAGCGCGCGCTCAAGACGGCGGACGAAGTCCTGCTGGCCACTGATGGTGACCGCGAGGGCGAAGCCATCGCGTGGCACCTCCTCGAGGTCCTGAAGCCCAAGGTCCCCGTCCGCCGCATGATCTTCCACGAGATCACGAAAGACGCCATCCGCGAAGCCGCGGAGCACACGCGCGACCTCGACGTCTCGCTCGTCGACGCGCAGGAGACCCGTCGCGTCCTCGACCGCCTCTACGGGTGGGACGTCTCGCCGGTCCTCTGGCGCAAGGTCGGTTCGGGTCGCGAGGGAACGGCGCTCAGCGCGGGCCGCGTCCAGTCCGCCGCCACCCGCATGGTCGTCGAGCGCGAGCGCGAGCGCATGGCGTTCGTCTCGGCGTCGTACTGGGACGTCGAGGCCCTCGCCTCGCAGGCCGGGTCCTCCTTCACCACGCGTCTGAACCGCCTCGACGGTGCTCCCATCGCGCGCGGTGGCGACTACGACGACAACGGCCAGCTGAAGAAGGCCGTCGTCGTCCTCGACGAGGCTCAGGCTCGCGCGCTGGCCGATGCCGTCACCGCCGCCGGTCGCGCGACCGTCGCGAAGGTCGAGGCCAAGCCCGGTACGCGCAGCCCCCGCGCACCCTTCACGACCTCCACGATGCAGCAGGAGGCCGGTCGCAAGCTCTCGATGAGCGCCAAGCACGCCATGGGCGTCGCTCAGCGGCTCTACGAGAAGGGTTTCATCACCTATATGCGAACCGACTCGGTCGCGCTGTCCGCCCAGGCGATCTCGGCGGCGCGCGCGCAGGCGGTCTCGCTGTACGGCGACAAGGCCGTTCCGGCCAACCCCCGCGTCTACAAGAGCAAGTCGAAGAACGCCCAGGAGGCGCACGAGGCGATCCGTCCCTCGGGGGAGACCTTCCGTACCCCGGCGTCCGTCGCGTCCTCGCTCGATCGCGATGAGCAGAAGCTCTACGACCTCATCTGGAAGCGCACCGTCGCCAGCCAGATGGCGGATGCCAAGTACGAGACGACGACCGTCACCCTCACCGTCCAGGCGGGGGAGAAGGTCGCCGAGTTCACGGCATCCGGAACCGTCTACACCTTCAAGGGCTTCCTCGAAGCGTACGAAGAAGGCGCCGACGAGAAGCGCAACGGCCGCGACGCGGACGAGGACCAGTCGCTGCCCGCGGTCACGGTGGGCGACGAGCTGACCGTGAGCGATGTCGAGCCCAAGGGGCACAGCACCTCGCCGAAGCCGCGTTACACCGAAGCGAGCCTGGTCAAGGCGCTCGAGGAGAAGGGGATCGGCCGCCCGTCGACCTTCGCCAGCATCATCGGCGTCATCCTCGACCGCGGCTACGTCACCAAGCGCGGTCAGGCACTCGTTCCGAGCTGGCTCGCCTTCAGCGTGGTTCGTCTGCTCGAGGAGCACTTCGCCGACCTCGTCGACTACGACTTCACTGCGGCCCTCGAAGACGACCTCGATGCGATCGCCCGCGGCGAGCAGCGTCGTACCGAGTGGCTCAAGGAGTTCTACTTCGGCTCCGACAAGCAGATCGGTCTGCGCCACATCGTCGACAACCTCGGCGAGATCGACGCTCGCGAGCTGAACTCGACGCGGATCACCGACACCGCCACGCTCCGCTTCGGCAAGTACGGCCCCTACCTCGAGGTCACCGAGCCCGGTGCCGATCCCGAGGCCAAGCCGCGTATCGTCAACATCCCCGAAGATCTGGCGCCCGACGAGCTCACGCCCGAGAAGGCGCAGGAGCTCATCGACGCCCCCGTGGCCGGCGACCGTGTGCTGGGGGAGAACCCCGAGAACGGCAAGCTCATCGTCGTGAAGGACGGACGCTTCGGCCCCTACGTCCAGGAGCTCGAGCCCGAGGAGCCCGAAGAAGTCGACGCCGCCACGGGCGAGGTCATCGAGCAGCCCAAGAAGAAGACGACGAAGAAGGAAGCGGCGCCCAAGCCCCGCACGGCGTCACTCTTCCGATCGATGTCGGTCGACACCATCGATCTCGACACGGCGCTGCAGCTCTTGTCCCTCCCGCGCGTCGTGGGCGTCGACCCCGAGTCCGGAGCCGAGATCACCGCGCAGAACGGCCGGTTCGGGCCTTACCTGAAGAAGGGCACCGACTCCCGGTCTCTCGACGACGAGAAGCAGATCTTCGACATCACGCTCGAGGAGGCCCTCGCCAAGTACGCCGAGCCCAAGTACGGCGCACGCCGTGCATCCAGTGCCCTGAAGGAGTTCGACGCCGACCCCGTGAGTGGAAAGCCGATCAAGCTCAAGGACGGTCGCTTCGGCCCGTACGTCACCGATGGGGAGACCAACGCCACGGTGCCCCGCGGCGAAGACGCGATGGCCATCACCTTCGAGCGCGCGGTCGAGCTCATCGCCGACAAGCGCGCGAAGGGACCGGCACCGAAGAAGACCGCCGCGCGCAAGACGACGACCACGCGCAAGGCCCCGGCGAAGAAGTCGTGA
- the tmk gene encoding dTMP kinase, protein MTEDPTRPPRAPRAATAGGPGLFVTFEGGDGAGKTTQAALLEAWLRENGREVVRTREPGGTEVGVLVRDIVLHHRGDIAPRAEALLYAADRAHHIETVVRPAISRGDVVIQDRYLDSSVAYQGAGRVLDADDIRDLSLWATGGLLPDLTVLLDLDPAAARSRLDADEKPFDRLEAEKGEFHTRVRDGFLALAAAEPERFIVLDARQPVPELADRVREAVASRLS, encoded by the coding sequence GTGACCGAGGACCCGACCCGGCCGCCGCGCGCCCCTCGCGCCGCGACGGCCGGGGGCCCCGGTCTCTTCGTGACGTTCGAGGGCGGCGATGGCGCGGGCAAGACCACTCAGGCCGCACTGCTCGAGGCGTGGCTCCGCGAGAACGGTCGCGAGGTCGTGCGCACGCGTGAGCCCGGGGGCACCGAGGTGGGCGTCCTCGTGCGGGACATCGTGCTGCACCACCGCGGCGACATCGCGCCACGCGCCGAAGCCCTGCTGTACGCCGCCGATCGGGCGCACCACATCGAGACCGTGGTGCGACCCGCGATCTCGCGGGGAGACGTCGTCATCCAGGATCGGTACCTGGACTCCTCGGTCGCGTACCAGGGGGCCGGGAGAGTGCTCGACGCCGACGACATCCGCGACCTGTCGCTCTGGGCGACGGGCGGGCTGCTGCCCGACCTGACCGTGCTCCTCGACCTCGATCCCGCCGCGGCCCGTTCCCGGCTCGACGCCGACGAGAAGCCGTTCGACCGGCTCGAGGCGGAGAAGGGCGAGTTCCACACCCGGGTCCGCGACGGCTTCCTCGCGCTCGCCGCGGCCGAACCCGAGCGTTTCATCGTGCTCGACGCGCGTCAGCCCGTGCCCGAACTCGCGGACCGTGTCCGCGAGGCCGTGGCATCCCGTCTCTCCTGA
- a CDS encoding Rv3654c family TadE-like protein codes for MPGTVSVVGVTAVTAALTLALAAVGGAAVHAQKLAGTADAAALAAADTVSGAVDGVPCEAAAAVAAAGGATLEECVLDGLVATVGVGTAYGGIPFDAHSRAGPPEMTARAVPGNPTRNACVWCAAKKGPQWQTARSSSSSSPRPR; via the coding sequence ATGCCCGGCACCGTTTCCGTCGTCGGCGTCACGGCGGTCACCGCCGCTCTGACCCTCGCGCTCGCCGCGGTCGGCGGAGCCGCTGTCCATGCGCAGAAGCTCGCCGGAACAGCGGATGCCGCGGCCCTCGCGGCGGCGGATACGGTGAGCGGTGCCGTCGACGGTGTGCCCTGCGAGGCCGCCGCCGCGGTCGCGGCAGCCGGTGGCGCGACCCTCGAGGAGTGCGTGCTCGACGGCCTCGTCGCCACGGTGGGGGTGGGGACGGCGTACGGTGGAATTCCGTTCGATGCACACTCTCGAGCCGGTCCCCCCGAAATGACCGCTCGAGCGGTCCCCGGGAACCCCACCAGGAATGCGTGTGTATGGTGTGCAGCGAAGAAAGGACCCCAGTGGCAAACGGCAAGAAGCTCGTCATCGTCGAGTCCCCGACCAAGATGA
- the deoC gene encoding deoxyribose-phosphate aldolase, with the protein MTAPVTDLARYIDHTLLKPEATRADVERVIAEGAELGTYSVCLSPSFLPVEVPAGLKVAVVCGFPSGKHHAEVKAAEAALAVAQGADEIDMVIDVGAAIEGRYEVVETEIRAVRTAAPAPTVLKVIIESAALSDDAIVAVCEAAVAAGADFVKTSTGFHPAGGASVHAVELMKRTVGDRAEVKASGGIRTRAAAEEMVAAGATRLGLSSSRDILADRSATGDY; encoded by the coding sequence ATGACCGCGCCCGTCACCGACCTGGCTCGTTACATCGACCACACGCTGCTCAAGCCCGAGGCCACGCGCGCCGACGTCGAGCGCGTCATCGCCGAGGGGGCCGAGCTGGGCACGTACAGCGTGTGCCTGTCCCCGTCGTTCCTCCCGGTCGAGGTGCCCGCGGGGCTCAAGGTCGCCGTCGTCTGCGGCTTCCCGAGCGGCAAGCACCACGCCGAGGTCAAGGCGGCCGAGGCCGCGCTGGCCGTGGCTCAGGGCGCCGACGAGATCGACATGGTCATCGACGTGGGCGCGGCGATCGAGGGACGCTACGAGGTCGTCGAGACCGAGATCCGCGCCGTGCGGACGGCCGCTCCCGCTCCGACGGTCCTCAAGGTCATCATCGAGTCGGCGGCGCTCTCCGACGACGCGATCGTCGCGGTGTGCGAGGCGGCCGTCGCCGCCGGGGCCGACTTCGTGAAGACCTCCACGGGGTTCCACCCCGCCGGTGGGGCCAGCGTGCACGCGGTGGAACTCATGAAGCGCACGGTCGGCGACCGCGCCGAGGTCAAGGCATCCGGAGGCATCCGCACCCGCGCGGCGGCCGAAGAGATGGTCGCAGCCGGCGCCACCCGACTGGGCCTGTCGTCGAGTCGCGACATCCTCGCGGACCGCTCGGCGACCGGCGACTACTGA
- a CDS encoding alpha/beta hydrolase, with protein MNARRLNARRRLVALVAGLATAVLALSGCLYAQIPPAAPAPGPSLAPQTDGISEELLPYYSQALAWQECGTGLDCATVTAPRDYSDPSKGDLQLAVVRHRASSGKPLGSLLTNPGGPGASGVALVKSSLSILVDQKLSDAYDVIGFDPRGVGESTAVSCYDAKGLDSYFYDIPPGARGSAEREQALNERAAAFAQACNANSDGILPYISTENSARDMDLLRAVLGDPKLNYLGFSYGSFLGTVYAGLFPERVGRMVLDGGIDPTLSQTDSSIGQAEGFEQSLRAFMANCLTTSDCPYSGSVDDAMADLAATLARVDARPITAGDGRQLGGDTLMTAIVAALYSEDSWPYLRSALSDVGNGRADVAFQLADFYNDRQGGRYASNTMEAFIAYNCMDYPDEGSDADDAAYRQRLAEVAPTTAPYWEGVDVCASWPAPPTGTRGAITAEGSPPIVVIGTTGDPATPYVGAQRLAEQLSDGVLITNVGEGHLGYNKGKACVNDAVDDYLIDGTVPEDGLRCE; from the coding sequence GTGAACGCGCGGCGTCTGAACGCGCGGCGTCGTCTCGTCGCGCTGGTCGCTGGTCTGGCCACCGCGGTCCTCGCCCTCTCCGGCTGTCTTTACGCCCAGATCCCGCCCGCAGCACCCGCTCCTGGCCCCTCGCTCGCCCCGCAGACCGACGGCATCTCCGAGGAGCTGCTCCCGTACTACTCGCAGGCTCTGGCTTGGCAGGAGTGCGGCACCGGTCTCGACTGCGCGACGGTGACGGCTCCGCGCGACTACAGCGATCCCTCGAAGGGCGACCTGCAGCTCGCCGTCGTGCGCCACCGGGCGAGCTCCGGAAAGCCGCTGGGCTCACTCCTGACGAATCCCGGAGGCCCCGGCGCGAGCGGGGTCGCTCTCGTGAAGTCGTCGCTGTCGATCCTCGTCGACCAGAAGCTCTCCGACGCCTACGACGTGATCGGCTTCGATCCGCGCGGTGTCGGCGAGTCGACGGCCGTCAGCTGCTACGACGCGAAGGGTCTCGACAGCTACTTCTACGACATCCCGCCGGGCGCGCGGGGCAGCGCGGAGCGGGAGCAGGCGCTGAACGAGCGCGCCGCCGCCTTCGCCCAGGCGTGCAACGCGAACAGCGACGGCATCCTGCCCTACATCAGCACCGAGAACTCGGCGCGCGACATGGATCTGCTGCGGGCGGTGCTCGGCGACCCGAAGCTGAACTACCTGGGCTTCTCGTACGGTTCCTTCCTCGGCACCGTCTACGCCGGGCTGTTCCCCGAGCGCGTCGGACGCATGGTGCTCGACGGGGGAATCGACCCCACCCTGTCGCAGACCGACTCCTCGATCGGGCAGGCCGAGGGCTTCGAGCAGTCGCTGCGCGCGTTCATGGCGAATTGCCTCACGACCTCCGACTGCCCCTACAGCGGCTCGGTCGATGACGCGATGGCCGACCTCGCGGCGACGCTCGCCCGTGTCGACGCCCGCCCGATCACGGCCGGCGACGGGCGTCAACTCGGGGGAGACACCCTAATGACGGCGATCGTGGCCGCGCTCTACAGCGAAGACAGCTGGCCCTACCTGCGATCGGCGCTGTCCGACGTCGGCAACGGCCGCGCCGACGTCGCGTTCCAGCTCGCCGACTTCTACAACGATCGACAGGGCGGGCGCTACGCCAGCAACACGATGGAAGCCTTCATCGCGTACAACTGCATGGATTACCCGGACGAGGGATCGGATGCCGATGACGCGGCGTACCGTCAGCGTCTGGCCGAGGTCGCCCCGACGACGGCACCGTACTGGGAGGGCGTCGATGTGTGTGCCTCCTGGCCCGCACCGCCCACCGGCACGCGCGGTGCCATCACCGCCGAGGGCTCTCCGCCCATCGTCGTGATCGGAACGACGGGCGACCCCGCCACCCCGTATGTGGGTGCCCAACGGCTCGCCGAACAGCTCTCCGACGGTGTGCTGATCACGAACGTCGGGGAAGGCCACCTCGGCTACAACAAGGGCAAGGCGTGCGTGAACGACGCCGTCGACGACTACCTCATCGACGGCACGGTGCCCGAGGACGGTCTGCGCTGCGAGTGA
- a CDS encoding TadA family conjugal transfer-associated ATPase has protein sequence MSPVLPFRPLSSVWRDPALAFLRPFLDDPAVTDLFLNGDEGLFVDRGQGAEAVPSWRAEESDVRRLAVRLIALGGRHLDDASPCVDVRLDRGIRVHAVLFPVSTRGTAISIRVPRWDAPDLERLEEVGMFTARGRDRLESLVEARANLLITGATGAGKTTLLSALLSRVPRDERLVTIEEVAELRPAHPHHVALEARQPNLEGAGGIGLARLVREALRMRPDRLILGECRGEELRELLLALNTGHDGGAGTLHARSLSDVPSRLEALGALAGMDAATTARQAHSALDAVIHVERTSLGRRIVGVGRPLLRDGRLSIEPERWT, from the coding sequence ATGTCTCCCGTCCTTCCCTTCCGGCCTCTCTCGAGCGTCTGGCGTGATCCGGCGCTGGCCTTCCTTCGGCCGTTCCTCGACGACCCGGCGGTCACGGACCTTTTCCTCAACGGTGACGAGGGACTCTTCGTCGACCGCGGACAGGGGGCGGAGGCGGTTCCGTCCTGGCGCGCGGAGGAGAGCGACGTGCGTCGGCTGGCGGTTCGCCTGATCGCGCTCGGGGGGAGACACCTCGATGACGCGTCGCCGTGCGTCGATGTGCGCCTGGATCGCGGCATCCGGGTCCATGCCGTGCTCTTCCCCGTCTCCACGCGGGGGACGGCGATCTCCATCCGTGTTCCCCGGTGGGACGCGCCCGACCTGGAACGGTTGGAAGAGGTGGGGATGTTCACGGCGCGGGGGCGTGACCGGCTCGAAAGCCTGGTCGAGGCGAGGGCGAACCTGCTCATCACCGGAGCGACGGGTGCGGGAAAGACGACGCTGTTGAGCGCTCTTCTCTCTCGCGTTCCCCGCGATGAGCGCCTCGTGACGATCGAGGAGGTGGCCGAACTCCGTCCCGCACATCCGCATCATGTCGCCCTCGAGGCGCGCCAACCCAACCTCGAGGGGGCAGGCGGCATCGGGCTTGCCCGCCTGGTGCGCGAGGCGTTGAGGATGAGGCCTGACCGTCTCATCCTCGGGGAGTGTCGAGGGGAGGAGCTCCGCGAACTCCTCCTCGCGTTGAACACGGGGCACGACGGAGGGGCGGGCACCCTGCACGCCCGGAGCCTCTCCGACGTGCCTTCTCGCCTCGAGGCGCTCGGCGCGTTGGCGGGGATGGACGCGGCGACGACGGCGCGGCAGGCGCACAGCGCCCTGGACGCGGTCATCCACGTCGAACGCACCTCCCTCGGCCGCCGCATCGTCGGTGTCGGTCGCCCGCTCCTGCGAGACGGGCGACTGTCGATCGAGCCGGAGCGGTGGACATGA
- a CDS encoding DUF4244 domain-containing protein, translating to MTIPIPFPFAATPDAPSLPLLTNQRAGSLFLDDRGAATAEYAIATMAAVAFAGLLVMIMRSDEVRGILTDLVRRALTVQ from the coding sequence ATGACGATCCCCATCCCGTTTCCCTTCGCCGCCACTCCCGACGCCCCGTCGTTGCCGCTCTTGACGAATCAGCGTGCCGGTTCGCTCTTCCTCGACGATCGCGGAGCGGCCACCGCCGAGTACGCGATCGCCACGATGGCAGCCGTCGCCTTCGCCGGGTTGCTCGTCATGATCATGAGGAGCGACGAGGTGCGCGGCATCCTGACCGATCTCGTCCGCCGCGCGCTCACCGTCCAGTGA
- a CDS encoding type II secretion system F family protein produces MMLVRRRASSTDADPLDTVLRLAVLLSAGLSAAAAWQHLAEDAEPIARDAAAAAAAGDDVAVVLRRAGQGWLDIAAVWAVATSVGAPLADTLREVGTSLREARDIADDVRVALAEPAATARLLAGLPLVGVPLGAVLGFDTVRVLTADPVGRLCLAAGLALVVMARVWSRRLARRAEPARVVPGMTAELLAVALAAGASIERARSLIAAERRGGALADDDDLRRAEATLDLSLRAGVPAGELLRGDAWLARRAARTEGREAAARLSTRLLLPLGVCTLPAFLLLAVAPLLIGVLRSGVSPF; encoded by the coding sequence ATGATGCTCGTGCGCCGTCGGGCGAGCTCCACGGACGCAGACCCCCTCGACACGGTTCTCCGTCTCGCCGTTCTCCTCTCGGCGGGGCTCAGCGCAGCCGCCGCATGGCAGCATCTGGCCGAAGACGCCGAGCCGATTGCGCGTGACGCCGCTGCTGCCGCCGCCGCGGGTGACGACGTCGCCGTCGTTCTGAGGAGAGCGGGACAAGGCTGGCTCGATATCGCGGCGGTGTGGGCCGTCGCGACATCCGTAGGTGCGCCCTTGGCCGACACTCTTCGCGAGGTGGGTACATCCCTCCGCGAGGCGCGGGACATCGCAGATGACGTGAGGGTCGCCCTGGCAGAACCTGCCGCGACGGCGCGGCTCCTCGCAGGTCTGCCGCTCGTGGGTGTTCCGCTCGGTGCTGTCCTCGGGTTCGACACGGTGCGTGTGCTCACCGCCGATCCCGTGGGCCGTCTGTGTCTCGCGGCAGGGCTGGCGCTGGTCGTCATGGCTCGTGTCTGGTCCCGACGGTTGGCGCGTCGGGCGGAACCCGCGAGAGTCGTGCCCGGAATGACCGCGGAGCTTCTGGCGGTCGCGCTCGCTGCGGGAGCGTCCATCGAACGTGCCCGCTCGCTCATCGCCGCGGAGCGACGTGGCGGGGCTCTCGCGGATGATGACGACCTGCGCCGCGCCGAAGCCACGCTCGACCTCTCCCTGCGTGCGGGGGTGCCGGCGGGGGAGCTGCTCCGCGGCGACGCGTGGCTGGCCCGTCGCGCCGCGCGGACCGAGGGACGCGAAGCAGCGGCCCGGCTGTCCACGCGTCTTCTTCTTCCGCTCGGCGTCTGCACCCTCCCTGCTTTCCTGCTCCTCGCCGTGGCGCCGCTCCTCATCGGCGTGCTCCGCTCCGGCGTCTCCCCGTTCTGA
- a CDS encoding DNA polymerase III subunit delta', with the protein MPAVLDSSPDVAVPAPFPWDAVWGQPEAVETLRAAASDPAALAHAWLITGPPGSGRSTLAYAFAAALIAEPGDEHAQRQVIARTHPDLTALRTEQVVIRIDEARRLVERASFAPSLGRHRVIVVEDADRMAERTSNVLLKALEEPPEQTVWVLCAPSDADLLPTIRSRVRVLRLREPSVSDVAALIVERTGVAPDVAEESARHAQRHIGMAQRLATDDDARARRAETLAAVLGVRGIGDAVEVAGRIVRLATDDAKALTATRDEEERRNLLRMLGVAEGAAVPPSVRGQVNALEDDQKRRATRSLRDGIDRVLTDLQSLFRDVVMLQFGRDTDLVNSERSDDLRALAAEWSTARTLGVLDRISDTRRNLEQNAAPLLALESLLITVADGSAP; encoded by the coding sequence ATGCCCGCCGTGCTGGACTCTTCTCCCGACGTCGCCGTTCCCGCGCCGTTCCCCTGGGACGCGGTGTGGGGTCAGCCCGAGGCCGTCGAGACGCTTCGGGCTGCGGCATCCGACCCCGCGGCTCTCGCGCACGCGTGGCTCATCACGGGGCCTCCCGGGTCGGGCCGGTCCACGCTCGCGTACGCGTTCGCGGCGGCGCTCATCGCCGAGCCGGGCGACGAACACGCGCAGCGTCAGGTGATCGCGCGCACGCACCCCGACCTCACGGCCCTGCGCACCGAGCAGGTCGTCATCCGCATCGACGAAGCCCGCCGCCTCGTCGAACGCGCCTCGTTCGCACCGTCGCTCGGGCGGCACCGCGTGATCGTCGTCGAAGACGCCGATCGCATGGCCGAACGCACCTCGAACGTTCTCCTGAAGGCCCTCGAGGAGCCGCCTGAGCAGACCGTATGGGTGCTCTGCGCACCGAGCGACGCCGATCTGCTGCCCACCATCCGGTCGCGCGTGCGCGTGCTGCGCCTGCGCGAGCCCTCCGTCTCCGATGTCGCGGCCCTGATCGTCGAGCGCACGGGCGTCGCGCCCGACGTCGCCGAAGAATCGGCCCGCCACGCCCAGCGCCACATCGGCATGGCCCAGCGCCTCGCGACCGACGACGACGCGCGGGCGCGCCGCGCCGAGACACTCGCGGCGGTGCTCGGCGTCCGTGGCATCGGTGACGCGGTCGAGGTCGCCGGACGTATCGTCCGCCTCGCGACCGACGACGCCAAAGCGCTGACCGCCACCCGTGACGAAGAGGAGCGCCGCAATCTGCTGCGCATGCTCGGCGTCGCCGAGGGGGCGGCGGTCCCGCCGTCCGTCCGCGGACAGGTCAACGCCCTCGAGGACGACCAGAAGCGCCGCGCCACCCGGAGTCTGCGCGACGGGATCGACCGCGTGCTCACCGACCTGCAGTCGCTCTTCCGCGATGTCGTCATGCTGCAGTTCGGTCGCGACACCGACCTCGTCAACAGCGAGCGCAGCGATGACCTCCGCGCGCTCGCCGCGGAGTGGTCGACGGCGCGCACGCTGGGGGTGCTGGACCGCATCTCCGATACTCGTCGCAACCTCGAGCAGAACGCGGCACCTCTTCTCGCGCTCGAGAGTCTGTTGATCACCGTCGCCGACGGGTCGGCCCCGTGA